A window of the Lactuca sativa cultivar Salinas chromosome 5, Lsat_Salinas_v11, whole genome shotgun sequence genome harbors these coding sequences:
- the LOC111890747 gene encoding uncharacterized protein LOC111890747, which yields MLLVESPTWMTYTENYERLQSMFTDYPRALRYVEDTWLNKYKEMFVSVWVTSINESFENSRCYCYNHHNLKCFRLLRGFVSNEALDIILGEFQRLNDLNSDSSNCGCKLRNSCGLPCACILSVYSNSGEDIPLHSIDIFWRKLDISDTTPVVDDNILCDDIVDKYKESFKKQSKAGKQAYMRKLQEIYDPQKTDIGEPTVQKHTRGRPSVKKHQKKKVNPPNQAPNGYNFSTTSEFVGFDLNKEPDLNDEPPSHDPFILRSIPDIFHDYIDDIHDVEGDGNCGFRAIVVCLEYNEDQWLYIRKQLLEELESQYYAYHRVFTDGFNEVYNSLRWFETPAPSQYWLHMPLTGYMISNKFGVIIHCLSHEQSTTCFPLWRGPEEFQPHRAITLTFVNGNHYMSVFLKGNYPMPPTTMYWNAHRSPSASTWETMYWPRFELYNQLYNQLRPRSSVAPWIHID from the exons AGATACGTAGAGGATACATGGTTAAATAAGTACAAAGAAATGTTTGTGTCGGTTTGG GTAACTTCGATCAACGAAAGTTTTGAAAACAGCAGATGTTATTGCTACAATCACCACAATTTGAAGTGCTTTCGGTTACTGCGTGGTTTTGTTTCAAACGAAGCTTTAGATATAATATTAGGAGAGTTTCAAAGGTTGAATGATCTAAATTCAGACTCCTCAAATTGTGGTTGCAAACTTCGTAACAGTTGTGGGTTACCATGTGCTTGCATACTTTCTGTCTACTCGAATTCAG GTGAAGATATACCCTTGCATTCAATAGATATATTTTGGAGGAAGCTTGATATTTCAGATACGACACCTGTAGTAGACGACAATATTTTGTGTGATGATATAGTCGATAAATATAAAGAAAGCTTCAAGAAGCAATCAAAAGCCGGGAAACAAGCTTATATGAGAAAGCTACAAGAGATATATGATCCGCAAAAAACTGACATTGGAGAGCCTACAGTTCAAAAACACACTCGTGGACGACCAAGTGTGAAGAAACACCAGAAAAAGAAAGTCAATCCTCCAAATCAAGCTCCTAATGGATACAACTTCTCAACCACATCAGAGTTTGTTGGGTTCGATTTAAATAAAGAACCTGACTTAAATGATGAACCACCGAGCCATGATCCATTCATACTGAGAAGTATTCCAGATATATTTCATGATTACATTGACGATATACATGATGTAGAAGGTGATGGAAATTGTGGGTTTCGAGCGATAGTTGTTTGTCTAGAGTACAATGAAGACCAGTGGCTTTATATTCGAAAACAATTGCTTGAAGAGTTAGAGAGTCAATATTACGCATACCATAGAGTTTTTACTGACGGGTTCAACGAGGTATACAATTCATTGCGTTGGTTTGAAACACCTGCACCTTCTCAATATTGGTTACATATGCCTTTGACTGGTTACATGATTTCCAACAAGTTTGGTGTGATCATTCATTGTTTAAGCCACGAACAATCTACGACATGCTTCCCTCTTTGGAGAGGTCCCGAAGAGTTTCAACCCCACAGAGCCATTACGTTGACATTTGTAAATGGCAACCATTATATGTCGGTGTTTTTGAAAGGAAATTACCCAATGCCTCCTACCACAATGTATTGGAATGCCCATAGAAGCCCATCAGCATCTACATGGGAAACTATGTATTGGCCTCGTTTTGAATTATACAATCAACTTTACAATCAACTTAGGCCTCGTAGTTCTGTAGCACCTTGGATACATATCGATTAA